A single genomic interval of Lathyrus oleraceus cultivar Zhongwan6 chromosome 7, CAAS_Psat_ZW6_1.0, whole genome shotgun sequence harbors:
- the LOC127101282 gene encoding uncharacterized protein LOC127101282 — MPRRKKTAESMLMDITTSTQKLMQTDVFLSPIPLTPDTTIIAFIVLWLESRRKLEFNNSSYVFFNCVHRSRRIQEKSCSELLMRRRFVFGIESQPTRLNRSKEGVGDLPNFELRHGGFMATHKAMGDCLDCISFE; from the exons ATGCCTCGCAGAAAAAAAACAGCTGAATCAATGCTTATGGACATCACAACATCAACCCAAAAGCTTATGCAAACCGACGTATTTCTTTCACCGATTCCGCTCACGCCCGACACCACCATCATCGCGTTTATAGTGCTTTGGCTCGAATCAAGAAGAAAGCTTGAATTCAACAATAGTTCGTATGTGTTCTTCAACTGTGTTCATCGGTCGCGGCGGATACAAGAAAAATCGTGTTCAGAGCTCCTTATGCGTCGTAGATTTGTATTCGGAATCGAATCGCAACCAACACGTTTGAATCGCAGCAAGGAAGGGGTAGGAGACTTACCGAACTTTGAGCTCCGGCATGGTGGCTTCATGGCGACACACAAG GCCATGGGAGATTGCTTGGATTGCATCAGTTTTGAATAA